In Nitrospirota bacterium, the sequence GAGCGGCTTCCCCAGGGCGCGGTTCCGGTGGATGTTCTCCACGGCGACGGTGGCATCGTCCACGAGCATGCCGATCGCCAGGGCCAGGCCGCCCAGGGTCATGATGTTGATGCTGTCACCGGCGAGGTTCAGGCAGATGATCGCCGCAAGTATCGACAGGGGGATGGAAACCGACACGATCACCATGCTGCGCCAGGAACCGAGGAAGACCAGGATCATGAGCGACACGAGGATCGAGGCCAGGATCGCCTCGCGGACGACGCTCTCGATCGCGCCACGGACGAAGACGGACTGGTCGAAATCGATCTTGAGCTCCATGCCCTCGGGCGCGGCCTCCCGGATCAGCGGGAGCATGTCCCGCGTGGCGTCAACGACGGCCAGCGTCGAGGCATCGGCATGCTTCAGGATCGCGAGGTACGTTGCCCGCCGTCCGTTCACGCGCACGATATTGGTCTGCTCGGCAAAGCTGTCAGACACCCTTGCCACGTCGCCCAGGTAGACCGGCGCATTGCCCACGATCTTGATCGGGATGCTCCTGAACTGGTCGATGATCTTCGGGCTGGAATTCAGCAGGACGTTGTATTCCGTCCCGCCGATGCGGGCCGTTCCCGCGGGGATGATCGCATTGGACGACTGGAGCGCGTTCACCACGTCGGCCGGGGAAAGCCCGCGCCCGGCAAGCGCGTCGGGGTTCACATCGATCATGATCTGGCGGTTCTTCCCGCCGAAGGGCGCCGGGATCGAGAGCCCCGGAATGGTGAACAGCCGCACGCGGATGAAGTTGAGCCCGTAGTCGAAGAGCTTCTGTTCGGGGATGGTCTTGCCCGAGACCGTGAGCTGCGCAACGGGTACGTTGGTGGCGCTGAACTGGACGATGGTGGGCGGCTGCATTCCCGGCGGCGCGATCCGGAGGATCGTGAACGAGACCGACGATATCTGGGCTATGGCCGCGCCGATGTCGCTTCCCGGCTGGAAGTAGACCTTCAGCATTCCCACGCCCGGAATCGACTGCGACTCGATCCGCTGGATGCCGTTTACGGTGGTCGAATAGGCCCGCTCGCTGATGAGCACCACTCGGCGCTCCATGTCCTCAGGCGAGAGTCCGGGGTAATTCCAGACGACTACGACCACGGGAATATCGATGGCCGGAAATATATCCACGCTCATCCTGCCGGCGGAGAGCGCACCGAGCACGATGAGCAGTAAAGCCGTCACGGCTATCGTATAAGGCCGCCGCAGGGCCAATCGTACTATCCACATAGAGCGTGAACCTTCCTTGCATTTGCCTGTTCGGGACCACAAAGTCCTCACTCATATCAATAGTTAAGACCGTGCTTCATGGTTCTGTCAAGTGAACTTAAGTATGATGCAATAGAGCGCGGCTTGAGCACGCTGCTCGACAGCCGCGGCGAGGATATCCGGGAGCGGTGGAGCGCGGGAAAAGCGCAGACTTCAAGCAAAACTGCAACGGGAGATGTCTAGGGTGGAATGAAACAGCGGAGTCACATGATCGAGATTGCGATAAGACGGCAGCAAAGAGAGGTCCCGCCCTGTCCCCTACCCTATTTCGCTTTCTTTTGGCGGTATGATGCAGAGAAAGCCGAGCGGCTCTTCGCCGAGGGGGAATAATTGATGTTCCTCGTTCGGGCTGATATAGACCGCATCGCGGGGACCGACCTCGACTTCCTTGTTCCCGAGCAGCACGCGGGCCCTGCCGTGAAGGATGAAAATGCCGTGGTCGTGAGGGTGTTTCTCGTGCGCGGTCCAGCCTCCCGGCTCGACCCTGAAATAACGAACGATGAACTGCCGGGCGCCGTCGGCCTTCCCGATCAGAACCTTGCCGTCGGCACCCCTGGTATTCGATTTGGTATAACCTCGCGGGATCGCGCCTTCCCAGTTGAAATTTCCGTCCTCTCCCGTGAAACGGTGAACGACACCCATGCTTCGGCCTCCAAAATTCACATACTATACCTCATATAGGAACTTATTTCCTCTCTTTTTGAACGAGACAAAAACCGTCGGGAGAATAGAGCGGCCGCACTCTTGAGACCCCTTGACTTACGAGACCTATTATCCCCGTCTCAGAATCTCCCCTTATCTCATGACGCCGCCCACAAGTGCCGGACCCCTTTCCCCGGCCTCGGCCGGAGGGCATTTATAGAAACTTCAGTAATGTCTTGACAATGTCTTGACTTGCCTGATAATCTAGCTACACTTTAAAGTATAAGGATTGCGTGGGGAGGAGGATGGGGCAGGCGGAGTCTCGGCGGGCACTGGTCACGGGGGGAACCGGCTTTGTGGGAAGTCATCTTGTCGAACGGCTTCTGCAGAACGGCTATGAGGTAACCTGCCTGGCGAGGAACCCTCTTCATCTGCGCTGGCTCCAGGGCATGGACGTGCGGCTCGCACAGGGCGACTGCACGCAGCCTGAATCGCTCCCCGCGGCCGTGCAAGGCGTCTCGGTCGTATTCCATTGCGCCGGACTTACGAAAGCAAGACATGCCCGCGAATATTACCTCGTGAACCACCTCGGCACGAGGCATCTCCTGGAAGCATGCGCACGATATAATCCCGGTCTTGAGAAATTCATACTGGTCTCCAGCCAGGCGGCGGCAGGTCCAAGCCCGGACGGACGACCGGTCAAGGAGAGCGACGCCCCGCATCCCGTGTCTGATTACGGCAGGAGCAAGCTGCTCGCCGAAGACGAAGCGCGCGAATACAAGAACCGCCTCCCGGTCGTGATTCTCCGGCCATCGAGCGTCTATGGACCGAGAGATGCGGACGTTTACGAACTGTTCCGCTGGGCCGGCCGCGGCCTGACGCTCGAGATGACCGGGGGCGACCGGTATATCAACCTGTGCTACGTCGAAGACCTGGCAGCGGCGCTGCTTGTTTCGGCCGAGCGCAGGACGGAGAGCGGCGCTGTTTATTTTGTCGCGGAGAAGAGGCCTTATTCGTGGTCGGAATTCAGGGCATTGCTGCTCTCCACGGGCAACGTGAGGGCGCGCACGATCAAAATTCCCTACGCGGCGGCCTACATGATCGGCCTCGTCTCTGAGAGCGGAAGCCTGTTTACCAAAAGGCCTGCTCTTACGAGCAGGCAAAAGGTGCGGGAAGCCGCTCAGAGATACTGGCTTTGCGACACGCGGAAGATCGAGAATGACCTCCGCTTCCGGGCGGAGTATCCCCTGCAGAAAGGTCTGGAACTTACATGGCAATGGTACAGAAAAAACGACTGGCTGTAGCGGCGGATTTGATTCCGCCGAGAGTGGAGGACGCAGGCATGCCGGACTTGTTCGAAAAATGCAGGAAGTTTACGGCCGCGAAAGAGGTCATGGCCGCCGGGCTGTATCCCTATTTCCACGTCGTGGAATCGGAGCAGAGCCCCGAGGTGGTCGTCGAGGGCAGGAAGATGGTCATGCTGGGGTCGAACAATTATCTCGGGCTTACCGGCCATCCGAAGGTGAAGGAAGCGGCCATCGAAGCCGTGAAGAAATACGGAAGCGGCTGCGCGGGTTCGCGCTTCCTGAACGGGACCCTCGACATCCATGTGAAACTCGAGGAAAAGCTCGCTACATTCTTTCGCAAGGACGCCGCGCTCACCTTTTCCACGGGATATCAGACCAACCTCGGGATCATATCGTCCCTCGCTGGCAAGGACGACGTGGTCGTGATCGACAAACTCGACCACGCGAGCATCATCGATGCGTGCAGGCTGTCTTTCGCCGAGGTCAAGAAGTTCAAGCACAACGATATGAACAGCCTCGACTATGTCCTCAGGGAAAGCGGGAACCGCGGCAAACTCGTGGTCGTGGACGGCGTTTACAGCATGGAGGGGGACATCGCGCCGCTCCCCGACATCATCAAGGTCTGCAGAAAATACGGGGCGCGGCTCATGGTGGACGATGCCCACGGCATCGGCGTTCTGGGCAGGACCGGCAGAGGCACCGCCGAACACTTCGGCGTCGAGAAGGATGTGGACGTGATCATGGGCACCTACAGCAAATCCATGGCGTCCATCGGCGGTTTCGTCGCGGCCGACGAAGACGTGATCCATTACATGAAGCACACGTCCCGGCCGCTCATTTTCTCCGCAAGCCCTCCGCCTGCCTCGGTGGCGGCGGTGATTGCCGCCCTCGATATCATCGACCAGGAGCCGGAACGCAGGGAACGCCTCTGGCACAACACCAACAAAATGATGAAGGCGTTCAAGCAGATGGGCTTCGATACGGGCGCTACCGAGACGCCGATCATCCCCCTCGTCATAGGTGAGATGGAGCTGACGTTCATGATGTGGAAAACGCTGTACGATGACGGTGTGTTCGTGAACCCCGTGGTGCCGCCGGCTACCCAGGCCAGTCGCTGCCTGATCCGTACCAGTTACATGGCGACCCATACCGACGAGATGCTCGACCGCGTGCTGGGCATCCTTGAAAAGGCCTCGAAGAAGCTCGGCGTAATCGCCTGATGGCCAGCGGGGTGGAGATCGAACGTGTCGTTGATAAGGCAGGCGTGGACCGGTTCATTCGCTTCCCCTGGAAGGTCTACCAGGGAGATCCGAACTGGGTCCCGCCGCTCATCAGCGACATGAAGTTCATTCTCGGCGACAAGAACCCTTTTTTCCGCCACGCAGAAGCCGCCTATTTTCTCGCCCGCAAGAACGGGGACGTCGCAGGCAGGATCGCCGCGATCGTTGACCGCAACCACATCAATCTCCATAACGAGCAGGCGGGGTTCTTCGGATTCTTCGAATGTCTTCCGGACGTGGCCATTGCCCGGGACCTTCTGGATGCGGCCGCAGCATGGCTCAAAGAGCGCGATATCGAGATCATGCGCGGACCCATGAACCCCTCGACCAACGACGAGTGCGGGTTTCTTCTCGAGGGGTTCGACTCGCCCCCCATGATCATGATGACGTACACGCCGCCCTATTACCTCGACTACATGGAACGCTGCGGGCTGGTCAAGGCCAAGGACCTGTATGCATACCTCTCGGTCATAAAAGACGTGTCATCCGCAGGAAGGCTCGAACGACTATCGTCGGGCGTGAGAGCCAGGGTGCCGGGCCTCGTCGTGCGACCAGCCAACATGAAGGAGTTTAAGAACGAGCTTGCCGCGGTTAAGGACATCTACAACTCCGCCTGGGGACACAACTGGGGTTTCGTACCCATGACGGACGAGGAAATAGATTCCATGGCGAAACGGTTGAAGCCGCTCATCGTGCCGGAGCTGCTCATCATGGCCGAGGTGGGGGGCAGTCCCGCGGGATTCTTCATGGCTGTGCCCGACTACAACCAGGTCCTGCACAGGATCAACGGAAGGCTCGGGCCGCTCGAGCTCGTAAAATTTCTCTGGTATTCGAGAAAAATATCCGACATTCGCGTGCTCACCCTGGGCGTTAAAGAAGAGTTCCGGAAAAAAGGCATCGAGGGGTTGCTCTATCTCGAGTCGTTCAAGGCGGCGGTGCGCAGGGGCTACAAGCGCGCCGAGATGTCCTGGATCCTGGAAGACAACATGCCGATGCGCAAGGGGTGCGAGCTCATGGGCGGGAAAGTGTACAAGAAGTACCGGATCTACGAGAAGGGCATTTGACGTTTATCCGCATGAACGGGAGCTCGTCCTGCAATAAGCCGTATTCCCCGCGAGGATCACGCCAGCCTTGGAGAAGAGTAATCCTCAGTCACCGTTTCTGTCAGATCCCGAAGAAAGACAATCCGCAGAGGGGGCAGATAGACGCAGAGAATGCATTCCGCCAGGAGACTTGAGGGAACATCAATATTACCTGTTCGCTCGCGTCCGGCCCATGCGTGAGAGCGCCGCGAACAGGATCGGCGCCAGATACGCGGTCAGGGCCGTCAGGCCGACCCCCGCGATGACATCGATGACGTAGTGATACCGCAGATACACGGTCGAGATGATCAGTCCCGTCACCACCGGAACCAATCCCGCAAAAAGTCTTTTCTCCCCTGCTTTCCACGCGTAATAGAGGCTCATGAGCGAAACGGCCGTATGGCCGCTCGGGAAGGCATCGGTCTTGTTCTTTTCGAGACCGTTCAAGACGTCCTGGATCTTTTGGATGAACGGGGAAACCTGCAGGTCTCCGGTCTGGAGATGGCCGAGCGTAAAGCGTGGCCCGATTGCCGGAACGAGCAGGTAGCCGATGTAGGAAAGATAGAAGCAGAGCAGGATGCCGAACAGGGCCTCTTCGAATTCCCCGAACCTGCCCCTGCCAATGAGCACGACGCCGAGCGAGAGAGGGATGAAATAATAGCTGATGTAAGCGAACTGGAAGAGGGCCGTCAGAGCAGGACTGATCAGCCGTTCCATCCACACCGTGGGGTGAACGCCGAAGAGCGCATGATCGGCGGCGATGAGCCAGGCATCGAACATCGCCGGGTGAATGCCGGCAATGAGGACCCCCAGGCTGTTAAAGATCAGGAGAACCGTGATCACCGTGACGGCAACCGAAAGGATGAAGCCCTTCTTAGCCGGACCTCCCCTCGTGCGATAGAGGGCAATTGCGAGGATCGCGGCCGCCAGCCCCGCGTACGTCGCGAGCAGTCCGGCCCACGACGGGTTTCCATGCGCGGAAAAAACCGCAAGACCGGAGAGCAGCACAAGAAAAAAAAGCGTCAGCAGATCGGAGGGACTCAGGACGGGGCGCATGAGCGATATATACACTACCTTCGGAGAAATTGCAACGCAACATCCCTTCCCCGGGGACAATAGGTAAACGTGAATCCTCGCGTCACTAACGCACCCGTATGATGCCTGGTTCGCGATTCCAAGCACTGGCACTCCTTCATATCTTGTTGCAGCTGCATAAGTCGATCCAGTCCGCATAACCCATTTCTCGAAAATCCTGCTATGCTTTTTCATAGGAACGCGATTCGATCCTTAACGGATGCAACTTTAGGGGTGGAAAAACGATGAATGCCATCAAGATATCAAGCCACGGCGATGCTGATGTGCTGAAACTGACGGACATCGGGCCGGTGCCGAAGCCCGGAGCAGGCGAGGCGCTCGTAAGGATCCACGCGGCCGGCGTGAACTTCGTCGACATCTACCACCGGCGGGGATACTATCCCGTTAAGCTTCCCTTCATTCCCGGTCTGGAGGCTGCGGGCGTGGTGGAAGCGATCGGAGAGAAGGTCACGGGGATCCGCGCCGGGGACCGGGTCGCCTATACCGGGCACCTCGGAAGCTATGGCGAGTACACGACCATCGACGCGTCGCGGCTGATCCCGCTGCCTGACGGGCTATCGTTCACGGAAGGGGCGGCGTTTCCCCTGCAGGGGATGACGGCGCACTACCTCATCCATGAGTTTCGCAAGCCGAAGACGGGCGATACCGTCCTGGTCCACGCGGCGGCTGGGGGCGTGGGCGGACTTCTCGTGCAGTGGGCCAGGCGACTCGGCGCTGCGGTCATCGGGACGGTCGGGAGCGGGGAGAAGGCCGCAACGGCCCGGGAGGCGGGTGTTGATCACGTGATCGTCTATACCCAACAGGATTTTGCGGCTGAGACGAAGCGCCTGACAGGAGGCCGCGGTGCAGAGCTCATCCTCGACGGCGTGGGAAAGAGCACGTTCCCCGGCGACCTGGAGGCTGTTGCGGTCCGTGGCCACGTGGTGGTCTACGGCGCTGCGAGCGGACCCGCTGACCCCGTTGTTCCCAACAGCCTCATGGCGAAGTCGATATCCCTGTCCGGGGGAAGCCTGCCCAATTTTACGGCCGCGCGGGAAGAGCTCCTTCGCAGGTCCGGCGATGTCCTGAACGCTATCAGGGAAGGCTGGCTCAAGCTGCGCATCGACCGCGTGCTGCCGCTCGCCGAGGCGCAGAAGGCGCACCGGCTTCTCGAAGGCCGGCAGTCCATTGGCAAGATCGTTCTGAAGACGGCGGAGTGACCGAGCGTGGCCGCCTGCTTCAGATCTTATCGAGCCCGCTCAACCGAACGCCGATGAGCCGCACTTTCTTTGTGAACGCGACCCGTTTCATGCATTCGAAGGCTGCGCGCCTGATCACGTCTTCCGTGTTCGCGGGCGCGTCGAGGGTGAGCGACCTTGTGTGCGTTTTGAAATCATCGAACCGGATCTTGACCGTCACGGTCCTGGATCCGTATCCCCGCTCTCCGAGGTCTGCAACGACCTCTTTCACCAGTTCGACCAGCGTCCGGGCGAGAACCTGCCAGTCAGACACGTCCCTCTCGAAGGTCGTTTCCCTGCTCAGGGACCTGGGCTCCCAAAAAGTGATGAGCGGCCGTTCATCGATCCC encodes:
- a CDS encoding quinone oxidoreductase; the encoded protein is MNAIKISSHGDADVLKLTDIGPVPKPGAGEALVRIHAAGVNFVDIYHRRGYYPVKLPFIPGLEAAGVVEAIGEKVTGIRAGDRVAYTGHLGSYGEYTTIDASRLIPLPDGLSFTEGAAFPLQGMTAHYLIHEFRKPKTGDTVLVHAAAGGVGGLLVQWARRLGAAVIGTVGSGEKAATAREAGVDHVIVYTQQDFAAETKRLTGGRGAELILDGVGKSTFPGDLEAVAVRGHVVVYGAASGPADPVVPNSLMAKSISLSGGSLPNFTAAREELLRRSGDVLNAIREGWLKLRIDRVLPLAEAQKAHRLLEGRQSIGKIVLKTAE
- a CDS encoding phosphatase PAP2 family protein: MRPVLSPSDLLTLFFLVLLSGLAVFSAHGNPSWAGLLATYAGLAAAILAIALYRTRGGPAKKGFILSVAVTVITVLLIFNSLGVLIAGIHPAMFDAWLIAADHALFGVHPTVWMERLISPALTALFQFAYISYYFIPLSLGVVLIGRGRFGEFEEALFGILLCFYLSYIGYLLVPAIGPRFTLGHLQTGDLQVSPFIQKIQDVLNGLEKNKTDAFPSGHTAVSLMSLYYAWKAGEKRLFAGLVPVVTGLIISTVYLRYHYVIDVIAGVGLTALTAYLAPILFAALSRMGRTRANR
- a CDS encoding pyridoxal phosphate-dependent aminotransferase family protein — translated: MPDLFEKCRKFTAAKEVMAAGLYPYFHVVESEQSPEVVVEGRKMVMLGSNNYLGLTGHPKVKEAAIEAVKKYGSGCAGSRFLNGTLDIHVKLEEKLATFFRKDAALTFSTGYQTNLGIISSLAGKDDVVVIDKLDHASIIDACRLSFAEVKKFKHNDMNSLDYVLRESGNRGKLVVVDGVYSMEGDIAPLPDIIKVCRKYGARLMVDDAHGIGVLGRTGRGTAEHFGVEKDVDVIMGTYSKSMASIGGFVAADEDVIHYMKHTSRPLIFSASPPPASVAAVIAALDIIDQEPERRERLWHNTNKMMKAFKQMGFDTGATETPIIPLVIGEMELTFMMWKTLYDDGVFVNPVVPPATQASRCLIRTSYMATHTDEMLDRVLGILEKASKKLGVIA
- a CDS encoding NAD-dependent epimerase/dehydratase family protein, with the translated sequence MGQAESRRALVTGGTGFVGSHLVERLLQNGYEVTCLARNPLHLRWLQGMDVRLAQGDCTQPESLPAAVQGVSVVFHCAGLTKARHAREYYLVNHLGTRHLLEACARYNPGLEKFILVSSQAAAGPSPDGRPVKESDAPHPVSDYGRSKLLAEDEAREYKNRLPVVILRPSSVYGPRDADVYELFRWAGRGLTLEMTGGDRYINLCYVEDLAAALLVSAERRTESGAVYFVAEKRPYSWSEFRALLLSTGNVRARTIKIPYAAAYMIGLVSESGSLFTKRPALTSRQKVREAAQRYWLCDTRKIENDLRFRAEYPLQKGLELTWQWYRKNDWL
- a CDS encoding cupin domain-containing protein — its product is MGVVHRFTGEDGNFNWEGAIPRGYTKSNTRGADGKVLIGKADGARQFIVRYFRVEPGGWTAHEKHPHDHGIFILHGRARVLLGNKEVEVGPRDAVYISPNEEHQLFPLGEEPLGFLCIIPPKESEIG